A genomic stretch from Pomacea canaliculata isolate SZHN2017 linkage group LG2, ASM307304v1, whole genome shotgun sequence includes:
- the LOC112556878 gene encoding zinc transporter ZIP10-like isoform X2, protein MMTTCDSLKSATRRKVGRTDIYTSLFVCLILTVLRTATSSGVQGADVEETAAGTNSIIAGSHLLPDGNISSTLDNNATSSQSIYFISVLFEKYSSSKLQLSLDGFTQLLCNLGLLHINDETGQADEISSAFKFVCKNITYSAFRAQNRVKHDSRQDQERTHAQADDDGDHDHNPNPFIMTTSSQEQPANDHTRGLHCFNHLHHNGDHFLGDHVSGALSDVTTHASRRKRTANIFKAVERRSLPSTTSKGQQLSSAAPWGYLNLAKCVDPQELFDIFHIPSNGTMSYSDFLNVCPALIYIIDQKTFQQEDIHDHTHSTGVPHAFQNIPGKVWGYSTLAVLIISLVGLLGVAVIPIMQKVFYNHLLQLLVALAVGALSGDALLHLLPHALAAHPDHEHTHQMSVEDESQHLQSVWKGLTALLCIFFFFLVERILTIVTEKKRRRKTMGRLKKKRCEQLCDIEKSSAVGAKLSSHDADDHLNCDQMVMVVHPNKSLKGYADATHDVLLHQCDESLSQPEGNFEDDVIDSSHASFGHSHSGHGHAHSVPGSVAAVAWMVILGDGIHNLSDGLAIGAAFASSVTGGVSTSIAVFCHELPHEIGDFAVLLRAGMSIRQAIVYNCVSSLLCIIGMVIGVAIGNIHSASIWIFAGVGGMFLYISMVDMLPEMTAVDTKKGEPQFLHLFLQVCGIFVGAGIMLLIAVYEQRLQLLLD, encoded by the exons ATGATGACTACGTGCGATTCCTTAAAGTCTGCAACTCGTCGGAAAGTTGGCAGAACAGACATTTATACTtcactgtttgtgtgtttaatcCTTACGGTGCTTCGCACAGCAACTAGTAGTGGTGTACAGGGAGCAGATGTGGAGGAGACAGCAGCGGGGACAAACAGTATCATCGCGGGAAGCCACTTGCTTCCAGATGGAAATATCAGTTCCACATTAGATAATAATGCCACGAGCTCACAAAGTATTTACTTCATTTCGGtgctttttgaaaaatatagcAGTTCCAAACTACAGCTGTCCTTGGACGGGTTCACTCAGCTGCTGTGCAATCTGGGCTTGCTACACATCAATGACGAGACTGGTCAAGCAGACGAAATATCGAGTGCGTTTAAATTTGTCTGTAAAAATATAACCTACTCTGCATTCCGAGCGCAGAATCGTGTTAAACATGATAGTCGACAGGACCAGGAACGGACACATGCGCAGGCTGATGATGACGGCGACCACGATCACAATCCAAACCCTTTCATAATGACCACCAGTTCACAGGAGCAGCCTGCAAACGACCATACTCGTGGCCTGCACTGTTTCAACCATCTACACCATAACGGTGACCACTTCTTAGGTGATCATGTCTCGGGTGCTTTGAGTGATGTCACCACACATGCCAGCCGAAGGAAAAGAACAGCGAATATATTCAAGGCTGTCGAGCGGAGATCTCTTCCGTCCACCACCAGCAAAGGACAGCAGCTGTCATCAGCCGCACCTTGGGGTTACTTGAACTTGGCAAAG TGTGTAGACCCCCAGGAGCTGTTTGACATCTTCCACATTCCCTCAAATGGCACCATGAGTTACTCTGACTTCCTCAACGTGTGTCCAGCTCTCATCTATATCATAGACCAAAAAACATTTCAGCAAGAAGATATTCATGATCACACACATTCCACTGGAGTCCCGCACGCCTTCCAGAATATACCTGGCAAAG TATGGGGCTACAGCACTCTAGCAGTACTCATCATTTCACTGGTGGGCTTGTTGGGAGTGGCTGTTATTCCCATCATGCAGAAGGTTTTTTATAATCacttgctgcagctgcttgTGGCCCTGGCTGTGGGGGCATTATCAGGGGATGCCCTGCTACATCTCTTGCCCCAT GCTCTTGCTGCCCATCCTGATCATGAGCACACACACCAAATGTCTGTTGAGGATGAAAGTCAGCATCTGCAGTCAGTGTGGAAAGGGCTGACAGCCCttctatgtatttttttcttttttctagtgGAGAGAATCCTCACAATtgtcacagaaaagaaaaggaggagaaagacTATG GGCCGTTTAAAAAAGAAGCGATGTGAGCAGCTTTGTGATATTGAGAAGAGCAGTGCTGTTGGAGCAAAGTTATCTTCCCATGATGCAGATGACCATCTTAACTGTGATCAAATGGTCATGGTAGTACATCCAAACAAAT CCCTGAAAGGCTATGCTGATGCTACACATGATGTCTTGCTACACCAGTGTGATGAGAGTCTCAGTCAGCCTGAGGGAAATTTTGAGGATGATGTCATAGATTCCTCACATGCCAGCTTTGGTCACTCCCATAGTGGCCATGGCCATGCCCACAGTGTTCCTGGCTCTGTGGCAGCAGTGGCCTGGATGGTTATCTTGGGAGACGGAATTCATAACCTGAGTGATGGACTAGCTATTGGAGCAGCATTTGCAAGCAGTGTGACTGGTGGTGTCAGTACATCCATTGCAGTCTTTTGTCATGAACTACCACATGAGATAG gagACTTTGCTGTACTACTGCGAGCTGGAATGTCCATCAGACAAGCTATCGTTTACAACTGTGTCTCTTCACTTCTCTGCATCATTGGTATGGTCATTGGAGTGGCAATTGGCAATATACACAGTGCTTCCATCTGGATCTTTGCTGGTGTGGGAGGCATGTTTTTGTACATTTCCATGGTAGATATG
- the LOC112556878 gene encoding zinc transporter ZIP10-like isoform X1: MMTTCDSLKSATRRKVGRTDIYTSLFVCLILTVLRTATSSGVQGADVEETAAGTNSIIAGSHLLPDGNISSTLDNNATSSQSIYFISVLFEKYSSSKLQLSLDGFTQLLCNLGLLHINDETGQADEISSAFKFVCKNITYSAFRAQNRVKHDSRQDQERTHAQADDDGDHDHNPNPFIMTTSSQEQPANDHTRGLHCFNHLHHNGDHFLGDHVSGALSDVTTHASRRKRTANIFKAVERRSLPSTTSKGQQLSSAAPWGYLNLAKCVDPQELFDIFHIPSNGTMSYSDFLNVCPALIYIIDQKTFQQEDIHDHTHSTGVPHAFQNIPGKVWGYSTLAVLIISLVGLLGVAVIPIMQKVFYNHLLQLLVALAVGALSGDALLHLLPHALAAHPDHEHTHQMSVEDESQHLQSVWKGLTALLCIFFFFLVERILTIVTEKKRRRKTMGRLKKKRCEQLCDIEKSSAVGAKLSSHDADDHLNCDQMVMVVHPNKSLKGYADATHDVLLHQCDESLSQPEGNFEDDVIDSSHASFGHSHSGHGHAHSVPGSVAAVAWMVILGDGIHNLSDGLAIGAAFASSVTGGVSTSIAVFCHELPHEIGDFAVLLRAGMSIRQAIVYNCVSSLLCIIGMVIGVAIGNIHSASIWIFAGVGGMFLYISMVDMIPQLPEMTAVDTKKGEPQFLHLFLQVCGIFVGAGIMLLIAVYEQRLQLLLD, from the exons ATGATGACTACGTGCGATTCCTTAAAGTCTGCAACTCGTCGGAAAGTTGGCAGAACAGACATTTATACTtcactgtttgtgtgtttaatcCTTACGGTGCTTCGCACAGCAACTAGTAGTGGTGTACAGGGAGCAGATGTGGAGGAGACAGCAGCGGGGACAAACAGTATCATCGCGGGAAGCCACTTGCTTCCAGATGGAAATATCAGTTCCACATTAGATAATAATGCCACGAGCTCACAAAGTATTTACTTCATTTCGGtgctttttgaaaaatatagcAGTTCCAAACTACAGCTGTCCTTGGACGGGTTCACTCAGCTGCTGTGCAATCTGGGCTTGCTACACATCAATGACGAGACTGGTCAAGCAGACGAAATATCGAGTGCGTTTAAATTTGTCTGTAAAAATATAACCTACTCTGCATTCCGAGCGCAGAATCGTGTTAAACATGATAGTCGACAGGACCAGGAACGGACACATGCGCAGGCTGATGATGACGGCGACCACGATCACAATCCAAACCCTTTCATAATGACCACCAGTTCACAGGAGCAGCCTGCAAACGACCATACTCGTGGCCTGCACTGTTTCAACCATCTACACCATAACGGTGACCACTTCTTAGGTGATCATGTCTCGGGTGCTTTGAGTGATGTCACCACACATGCCAGCCGAAGGAAAAGAACAGCGAATATATTCAAGGCTGTCGAGCGGAGATCTCTTCCGTCCACCACCAGCAAAGGACAGCAGCTGTCATCAGCCGCACCTTGGGGTTACTTGAACTTGGCAAAG TGTGTAGACCCCCAGGAGCTGTTTGACATCTTCCACATTCCCTCAAATGGCACCATGAGTTACTCTGACTTCCTCAACGTGTGTCCAGCTCTCATCTATATCATAGACCAAAAAACATTTCAGCAAGAAGATATTCATGATCACACACATTCCACTGGAGTCCCGCACGCCTTCCAGAATATACCTGGCAAAG TATGGGGCTACAGCACTCTAGCAGTACTCATCATTTCACTGGTGGGCTTGTTGGGAGTGGCTGTTATTCCCATCATGCAGAAGGTTTTTTATAATCacttgctgcagctgcttgTGGCCCTGGCTGTGGGGGCATTATCAGGGGATGCCCTGCTACATCTCTTGCCCCAT GCTCTTGCTGCCCATCCTGATCATGAGCACACACACCAAATGTCTGTTGAGGATGAAAGTCAGCATCTGCAGTCAGTGTGGAAAGGGCTGACAGCCCttctatgtatttttttcttttttctagtgGAGAGAATCCTCACAATtgtcacagaaaagaaaaggaggagaaagacTATG GGCCGTTTAAAAAAGAAGCGATGTGAGCAGCTTTGTGATATTGAGAAGAGCAGTGCTGTTGGAGCAAAGTTATCTTCCCATGATGCAGATGACCATCTTAACTGTGATCAAATGGTCATGGTAGTACATCCAAACAAAT CCCTGAAAGGCTATGCTGATGCTACACATGATGTCTTGCTACACCAGTGTGATGAGAGTCTCAGTCAGCCTGAGGGAAATTTTGAGGATGATGTCATAGATTCCTCACATGCCAGCTTTGGTCACTCCCATAGTGGCCATGGCCATGCCCACAGTGTTCCTGGCTCTGTGGCAGCAGTGGCCTGGATGGTTATCTTGGGAGACGGAATTCATAACCTGAGTGATGGACTAGCTATTGGAGCAGCATTTGCAAGCAGTGTGACTGGTGGTGTCAGTACATCCATTGCAGTCTTTTGTCATGAACTACCACATGAGATAG gagACTTTGCTGTACTACTGCGAGCTGGAATGTCCATCAGACAAGCTATCGTTTACAACTGTGTCTCTTCACTTCTCTGCATCATTGGTATGGTCATTGGAGTGGCAATTGGCAATATACACAGTGCTTCCATCTGGATCTTTGCTGGTGTGGGAGGCATGTTTTTGTACATTTCCATGGTAGATATG